The following proteins are encoded in a genomic region of Brachypodium distachyon strain Bd21 chromosome 1, Brachypodium_distachyon_v3.0, whole genome shotgun sequence:
- the LOC100837240 gene encoding uncharacterized protein LOC100837240, which translates to MAQSSSAEKKTAAEVVAALDLHRHPDGGFYLETFRDPSVALPKSALPSRYKVDRAVSSAIYFLLPAQEIARLHRIPCAETWHYYMGEPLTVFEVHDDGQVKMTVVGPDLQHGQRPQYTVHPNVWFGAFLTHDIESFTEDRSVFIKAPGRDPDLHYSFVGVTCAPAFQFEDDELATRDDMKALAPKAEAFINYLIPS; encoded by the exons ATGGCGCAATCGAGCTcggcggagaagaagacggccgctgaggtggtcgcggcGCTGGACCTGCACCGCCACCCCGACGGCGGCTTCTACCTGGAGACCTTCCGCGACCCCTCCGTCGCGCTCCCCAAGTCCGCTCTCCCGTCCCGCT ATAAGGTGGACCGTGCTGTGAGTAGTGCAATCTATTTCCTACTGCCTGCCCAGGAGATAGCTCGGTTGCACCGCATCCCTTGCGCCGAGACATGGCACTACTACATGGGAGAGCCTCTCACT GTATTCGAGGTGCATGATGACGGGCAAGTCAAGATGACAGTTGTTGGTCCTGATCTTCAACACGGGCAGAGGCCGCAGTACACAGTCCATCCGAATGTCTGGTTCGGCGCCTTCCTGACCCATGACATCGAGTCCTTTACTGAAGACAGAAGTGTTTTCATTAAGGCGCCTGGGAGAGACCCTGATCTGCACTATTCTTTCGTCGGTGTGACCTGTGCTCCAGCATTCCAATTTGAGGATGATGAACTGGCCACACGTGATGACATGAAAGCTTTGGCTCCGAAGGCAGAAGCTTTCATCAACTACCTAATACCATCTTAG
- the LOC100837746 gene encoding pollen receptor-like kinase 3 has translation MTEAEALMHLKKSFSNSSSLSSWLITDTNKSPCAPGSHEWHGVVCAGGKVAGLRLSGLQLGGTIDVDALSAFPDLRSVSFAGNAFAGPLPGFHRLTALKSMFLSDNAFSGHIPDDFFPNLGHLKKLWLDRNHLWGPVPPSVSQAAALIELHLERNALSGAIPDVAPPAGLKSFDVSDNDLDGVVPERFRRRFPADAFKRNQFLCYDVPPSPGKVCKRVEATHAVCSDRTVLLLAAVIVMGIVMVVFLRACGGGGSPGRVSDGGGAGIKGDMDEATPPVYMVKQGSTSTGSTGRRSTSWLGRRSASSSQGGAHRRSASAAKADDGSTGGGDLVMLSDCKGVFGLTDLMKAAAEVIGGGGSGSSAYKAVMASGVTVVVKRARDMNRAPTREAFEAEMKRLGGMRHANLLPPLAYHYRKDEKLLVYEYIPKGSLLYVLHGDRGMDYAALADWPTRLKVAAGVARGAAFLHAGAGSSSSSQDEVPHGNLKSSNVLLARDFEPLLVDFGFSGLVSYGAQSPSMFSRRAPECSSGQQATPKADVYCLGVVLLELLTGKFPSQYLQNAKGGTDLVMWATSALAEGYEQDLFDPAIVANWKFALPDMKRLMEVAVKCVESDVGRRPEMKDAAARVEDAVAAALATVSERQQAGGRSMKRVTSVVERSSR, from the coding sequence AtgacggaggcggaggcgcttATGCACCTGAAGAAAtccttctccaactcctcctccctctcctcgtGGCTCATCACCGACACCAACAAGTCCCCCTGCGCGCCGGGGTCGCACGAGTGGCACGGCGTGGTGTGCGCGGGCGGCAAGGTGGCCGGGCTCCGGCTCAGCGGGCTGCAGCTGGGCGGCACCATCGACGTCGACGCGCTGTCCGCGTTCCCGGACCTCCGCTCCGTCTCCTTCGCGGGCAACGCCTTCGCGGGCCCGCTCCCGGGCTTCCACCGCCTCACGGCGCTCAAGTCCATGTTCCTCTCCGACAACGCCTTCTCGGGCCACATCCCGGACGACTTCTTCCCCAACCTGGGCCACCTCAAGAAGCTCTGGCTCGACCGCAACCACCTCTGGGGCCCCGTCCCGCCGTCCGTCTCCCAGGCCGCCGCGCTCATCGAGCTCCACCTCGAGCGCAACGCGCTCTCGGGAGCCATCCCGGACGTCGCGCCGCCCGCAGGGCTCAAGTCGTTCGATGTGTCGGATAACGATTTGGACGGCGTCGTCCCCGAGCGGTTCCGGCGGCGGTTCCCCGCTGACGCGTTCAAGAGGAACCAGTTCCTCTGCTACGACGTGCCCCCGAGCCCCGGGAAGGTCTGCAAGCGCGTCGAGGCCACGCACGCCGTCTGCTCGGACCGGACCGTCTTGTTGCTGGCCGCGGTGATTGTCATGGGGATCGTCatggtcgtcttcctccgcgcGTGCGGCGGTGGGGGCTCCCCGGGCCGGGTGTccgatggaggaggagcggggaTTAAGGGGGACATGGACGAGGCCACGCCGCCGGTTTACATGGTGAAGCAGGGGTCGACGTCGACGGGGAGCACGGGGAGGCGGAGCACGTCGTGGCTGGGGCggaggtcggcgtcgtcgtcgcagGGCGGGGCCCACCGgcggtcggcgtcggcggcgaaggcggacGACGGGAGCACGGGCGGGGGTGACCTGGTGATGCTGAGCGACTGCAAGGGGGTGTTCGGGCTGACGGACCTGatgaaggcggcggcggaggtgatcggcggcggcgggagcgggtCGTCCGCCTACAAGgcggtgatggccagcggggTCACCGTGGTCGTGAAGCGTGCCCGCGACATGAACCGGGCACCCACGAGAGAAGCCTTCGAGGCCGAGATGAAGCGCCTGGGCGGCATGCGGCACGCCAacctgctcccgccgctggcGTACCACTACCGCAAGGACGAGAAGCTGCTGGTGTACGAGTACATCCCCAAGGGCAGCCTCCTCTACGTGCTCCACGGCGACCGGGGCATGGACTACGCGGCCCTCGCCGACTGGCCCACCAGGCTCAAGGTCGCCGCCGGAGtcgcccgcggcgccgccttcctccacgccggtgccggatcatcatcgtcatcacagGACGAGGTGCCGCACGGCAACCTCAAGTCGTCCAACGTGCTCCTGGCGCGGGACTTTGAGCCGCTGCTCGTCGACTTCGGCTTCTCGGGGCTCGTCAGCTACGGCGCGCAGTCACCGTCCATGTTCTCCCGGCGGGCGCCCGAGTGCTCGTCCGGGCAGCAGGCGACGCCCAAGGCCGACGTGTACTGCCTCGGCGTCGTGCTCCTGGAGCTCCTCACGGGGAAGTTCCCCTCGCAGTACCTCCAGAACGCCAAGGGCGGCACGGACCTCGTCATGTGGGCCACGTCGGCGCTCGCCGAGGGGTACGAGCAGGACCTCTTCGACCCGGCCATCGTGGCGAACTGGAAGTTCGCGCTGCCGGACATGAAGCGGCTCATGGAGGTCGCCGTGAAGTGCGTGGAGAGCGACGTGGGGAGGCGGCCGGAGATGAAGGACGCTGCCGCCAGGGTGGAGGACGCGGTGGCCGCGGCGCTGGCCACGGTGAGTGAGAGGCAGCAGGCCGGCGGGAGATCCATGAAACGGGTCACAAGCGTCGTTGAGCGGTCGTCGCGGTGA
- the LOC100836624 gene encoding pentatricopeptide repeat-containing protein At3g18110, chloroplastic has product MPLMAVSSPPFFSFPSTPSSASHLRRATTAAASSASDDFDYPLADPSIRWPHLRFPHLPAPRFPAADTAPPAPARRPSGDGEPAEESSVASASTSGSAAVSVEPLDARAHRGRVKKLSKLALRQERDWRERIAGLADRVLALPPGAPVAEVLDDAWVSPDELAYVVRAVGATSWRRALDAFEWLVASGAGAPGPRVVAVVLGVLGRARQDALAESVFLRFAGEGATVQVFNAMMGVYARSGRFDDVRQLLDAMRGQELEPDLVSFNTLINARAKSGCLAPGSAFDLLLEVRQVGLRPDVITYNTLISACSQGSNLDDAVAVFEEMMASECRPDLWTYNAMVSVHGRCGKAQDAERMFRELVEKGFKPDAVTYNSLLYAFAKEGDADTVERVCEELVRAGFKKDGITYNTMIHMYGKMGRLDLALGLYDEMRALGCTPDAVTYTVLIDSLGKMDRISDAGKVLEEMADAGLKPTLVTFSALICAYAKGGRREEAVRTFSHMVASGVKPDRLAYLVMLDIIARSGDMRKLMALYQTMMNDGYRPDNALYQVMLAALAKGNEYDEIEAVVQDMEVVCQMNPQLVSSILIKAECISQGAKLLKKACLQGHEPDSKSLLSILDAYETTGKHEEGLSLLQFIREHVPSSCNLISECSIMLLCKNQKIAAAMQEYSSMQMLKCGSFGQDCNLYEYLITCLEEAEFFPEASQVFSDMQFIGIEPSRKIYESMISAYCKLGFPETAHQLMDEAVQSGISLNILSSRVTMIEAYGKIKLWQHAENFVKGLKQEPSIDRRIWNALIHAYAESGLYEHARAVFDIMIEKGPLPTIDSVNGMMRALIIDGRLDELYVIVQELQDMGFKISKSTVILMLDAFTKAGDIFEVMKIYNGMKEAGYLPNMHIYRSMISLLCRNKRYRDVELMVVEMERAGFEPDLTILNTLLLMYTGNGNFDKTVEVYHSILEAGLEPNEDTYNTLIVMYSRNLRPEEGFTLLNEMGKKGLTPKLESYKSLLAASGKAKLWEQAEQLFEEIRSKGYRLNRSLYHMLMKIYRDACNHSKAEQLLASMKEDGIEPTIATMHILMTSYGTAGHPDEAEKVLNSLKSSSLEVSTLPYSTVFNAYLKNGDYNLGITKLLEMKADGVKPDHQVWTCFIRAASLCERTADAILLLNSLRDCEFDLPIRLLTERTSSLLTEVSNFLEELDALEDSAALNFVNALEDLLWAFECRATASYVFQLAVDKSIYRHNVFRVVEKDWGADFRKLSAGAALTALTLWLDQMQDASLQGSPESPKSIVLVTGEGEYNMVSLRKTIRAYLLEMGSPFLPCKTRSGRFVAKSYSLKMWLKDSAFCMDLELKDAPDLPKMNSMKLTDGYFMRAGLVSTFNDIHEQLGEVWPKKFSRLALLSEESRATVIKADIQGRKEKLAKMKTQGLVISRRSQKRPRRAKFVREQSTQEVLK; this is encoded by the exons ATGCCTCTCATGGCCGTCTCCTCCccgcccttcttctccttcccttccACCCCTTCCTCCGCAAGCCACCTCCGtcgcgccaccaccgccgcagcGTCCTCTGCCAGCGACGACTTCGACTACCCCCTCGCCGACCCTTCGATCCGCTGGCCACATCTCCGCTTCCCGCACCTCCCAGCGCCCCGCTTTCCCGCCGCCGACACCGCTCCTCCCGCCCCAGCGAGGAGGCCATCGGGGGATGGGGAGCCCGCGGAGGAGTCATCCGTGGCCTCCGCTTCCACTTCCGGTTCTGCGGCTGTCTCCGTCGAGCCGCTGGACGCGCGGGCCCACCGCGGGAGGGTCAAGAAGCTGAGCAAGCTCGCGCTGCGCCAGGAGCGGGACTGGCGGGAGCGCATCGCGGGCCTGGCGGACCGCGTCCTGGCGCTTCCCCCCGGCGCGCCCGTCGCTGAAGTGCTGGACGACGCGTGGGTGTCCCCAGACGAGCTCGCCTATGTCGTGCGCGCCGTGGGCGCGACCTCCTGGCGGCGCGCGCTCGACGCCTTCGAGTGGCTCGTGGcaagcggcgccggcgccccggGCCCtcgcgtcgtcgccgtcgtccttGGAGTCCTGGGCCGCGCTCGACAGGACGCGCTCGCCGAGTCGGTCTTCCTCCGCTTCGCCGGCGAGGGTGCCACGGTGCAGGTGTTTAACGCCATGATGGGTGTCTACGCCCGTTCCGGCCGTTTCGACGACGTTCGGCAGCTGCTTGACGCAATGCGCGGCCAGGAGCTCGAGCCTGACCTCGTTAGCTTTAACACTCTCATTAATGCCAGGGCCAAGTCTGGGTGTCTAGCCCCTGGCTCCGCCTTTGATCTCCTACTCGAAGTCCGGCAAGTTGGGCTGAGGCCGGATGTCATCACTTACAACACCCTCATCAGTGCTTGCTCACAAGGTTCCAATCTGGACGATGCAGTTGCGGTGTTTGAAGAGATGATGGCTTCAGAATGTAGGCCAGATTTGTGGACATACAATGCGATGGTGTCTGTTCATGGCCGGTGTGGGAAGGCACAGGACGCTGAGCGGATGTTTAGGGAGCTGGTTGAGAAGGGTTTTAAGCCAGATGCAGTCACTTATAATTCTCTGCTTTATGCTTTTGCGAAGGAAGGAGACGCCGACACGGTAGAACGTGTGTGTGAGGAATTGGTTAGGGCTGGGTTCAAGAAGGATGGAATAACTTACAATACTATGATTCATATGTATGGGAAGATGGGCAGGCTTGACCTGGCACTTGGTCTGTATGATGAGATGAGGGCTTTAGGCTGCACTCCAGATGCTGTGACTTACACTGTCTTGATTGATTCTTTGGGGAAGATGGATAGGATCTCTGATGCAGGaaaggtgctcgaggagatgGCAGATGCAGGATTAAAGCCAACTCTGGTAACATTTAGTGCTTTGATATGTGCATACGCCAAAGGTGGGAGGCGGGAAGAGGCAGTGCGAACATTTAGTCATATGGTTGCATCAGGTGTCAAACCTGATCGTTTAGCCTATTTGGTTATGCTGGACATTATCGCAAGGTCTGGTGACATGAGAAAGCTGATGGCTCTGTATCAGACAATGATGAATGATGGTTATAGACCAGACAACGCCTTGTATCAGGTCATGCTTGCTGCACTTGCAAAAGGAAATGAATATGATGAGATTGAAGCAGTTGTGCAAGACATGGAGGTAGTTTGTCAAATGAATCCGCAACTAGTATCTAGCATACTCATCAAGGCAgagtgcatttctcaggggGCTAAGCTGTTAAAGAAGGCATGCCTACAAGGACACGAGCCTGACAGTAAGAGTTTACTGTCCATTTTGGATGCATATGAAACAACAGGAAAGCATGAAGAAGGCCTTTCTCTGCTTCAATTCATCCGGGAGCATGTTCCCAGCTCCTGTAACTTGATATCTGAATGTTCCATCATGCTTCTGTGCAAAAACCAGAAGATTGCTGCTGCCATGCAAGAGTACAGTAGTATGCAGATGTTAAAATGTGGATCTTTTGGCCAAGATTGTAACCTGTATGAATACTTGATTACATGCCTCGAGGAGGCTGAGTTTTTTCCTGAAGCTTCTCAAGTTTTCTCCGATATGCAGTTTATTGGTATAGAGCCTTCTCGAAAGATATATGAGAGTATGATCTCCGCATACTGTAAATTGGGTTTCCCGGAAACAGCCCACCAATTGATGGATGAAGCTGTACAGTCTGGCATTTCACTGAATATTCTTTCATCTAGAGTAACTATGATCGAAGCATATGGGAAGATAAAACTCTGGCAGCATGCAGAAAATTTTGTTAAAGGACTGAAGCAAGAACCAAGTATTGACAGAAGGATTTGGAATGCGCTGATACATGCCTATGCTGAGAGTGGCCTTTATGAGCATGCAAGGGCAGTCTTTGACATTATGATTGAAAAGGGCCCTCTACCAACTATTGATTCAGTTAATGGAATGATGAGAGCACTGATTATTGATGGCAGGTTGGATGAGTTGTATGTGATTGTTCAGGAGCTTCAAGATATGGGTTTCAAGATCAGCAAAAGTACAGTGATCCTTATGCTTGATGCTTTTACAAAAGCTGGGGATATATTTGAGGTaatgaaaatatataatgGAATGAAGGAAGCAGGATACTTGCCAAATATGCACATCTACAGAAGTATGATTTCCTTGCTCTGCCGTAACAAACGATATAGGGATGTTGAATTGATGGTTGTGGAGATGGAGCGAGCAGGATTCGAGCCAGATCTAACCATACTTAATACCCTTCTTTTGATGTATACTGGGAATGGAAACTTTGACAAGACAGTAGAAGTATACCACAGTATTCTGGAAGCTGGTTTAGAGCCTAATGAGGATACATATAATACATTGATAGTCATGTATAGTAGAAACTTGAGGCCTGAAGAAGGTTTTACTCTGTTAAATGAAATGGGTAAAAAAGGTTTGACACCCAAGTTAGAATCTTACAAAAGCTTGCTTGCGGCATCTGGAAAAGCAAAGCTCTGGGAGCAAGCTGAACAGCTTTTTGAGGAAATAAGATCAAAAGGTTATCGACTAAATCGGTCTCTATATCATATGTTGATGAAAATATATAGGGACGCCTGCAATCATTCCAAAGCTGAGCAATTACTAGCATCAATGAAGGAGGACGGCATTGAACCAACAATTGCCACTATGCACATCCTCATGACTTCTTATGGGACTGCGGGGCACCCAGATGAAGCTGAGAAAGTTCTGAACAGCTTGAAATCTTCGAGTTTGGAAGTTAGCACTTTACCATACAGTACTGTTTTTAATGCTTACTTGAAAAATGGTGACTACAATCTTGGAATTACAAAGTTGTTGGAAATGAAAGCAGATGGTGTAAAACCAGATCATCAAGTTTGGACATGTTTCATTAGGGCCGCTAGTTTGTGCGAGCGAACTGCTGATGCTATTCTTCTCCTAAACTCTTTACGGGATTGTGAATTTGATCTTCCCATTAG ACTCCTGACTGAGAGGACTTCATCTCTGTTAACTGAGGTTAGCAATTTTCTAGAAGAACTTGACGCACTAGAAGATTCTGCTGCCCTGAACTTTGTGAACGCACTAGAAGACTTGTTGTGGGCATTTGAATGTCGAGCAACTGCTTCATACGTTTTCCAACTGGCAGTAGACAAAAGCATATATCGTCATAATGTCTTTCG GGTGGTAGAAAAAGACTGGGGAGCTGACTTCCGGAAGCTGTCTGCTGGGGCTGCACTGACCGCTCTAACATTATGGCTTGATCAGATGCAA GATGCTTCACTGCAGGGCTCACCAGAATCTCCCAAATCTATTGTACTGGTCACGGGGGAGGGGGAGTATAACATGGTATCCTTGCGTAAAACCATCAGAGCTTACCTTTTGGAAATGGGCTCCCCTTTCTTGCCATGTAAAACTCGGTCAGGTCGCTTTGTGGCGAAGTCTTACTCTCTTAAGATGTGGCTGAAAGATTCTGCTTTCTGCATGGATCTTGAGTTGAAGGACGCCCCAGATCTTCCTAAAATGAACTCGATGAAGCTCACTGATGGATACTTCATGAGAGCTGGCCTTGTGTCTACATTTAATGATATACACGAGCAACTTGGGGAAGTATGGCCAAAGAAATTTTCCAGATTAGCTCTCTTGTCAGAAGAAAGCAGGGCCACAGTTATTAAAGCTGATAtacaaggaagaaaagaaaaactggcGAAAATGAAAACACAGGGTCTTGTCATATCAAGAAGATCTCAAAAAAGGCCACGGAGAGCAAAATTTGTTAGAGAACAAAGCACACAGGAGGTTTTGAAGTAG
- the LOC100836937 gene encoding uncharacterized protein LOC100836937, with the protein MALAAIFVFLLVSALHVLDRMLDIARKRGSLSDEQLRLRVEITEILKNASLLSTPSTFAQAAKLKRLAAAKEKELAKLQQQDIQGKQSLHDKYGKVLLIAKGLTYGALVLWFWSAPVTTVPKHLLQPFGRMFSWRGVDAATGHVVVGIIPWLFLTSRVSKLLSEKLAPIFLHP; encoded by the exons atggccctGGCGGccatcttcgtcttcctcctcgtctccgcgCTGCACGTTCTCGATCGCATGCTCGATATCGCCAGGAAG AGAGGATCATTAAGTGATGAGCAGCTCAGACTACGCGTGGAAATCACCGAGATTCTAAAAAATGCCAGTCTATTGTCAAC GCCCTCGACGTTTGCGCAAGCCGCAAAACTCAAGCGGCTGGCTGCTGCTAAAGAGAAAGAGCTTGCAAAAT TACAACAGCAGGACATCCAAGGAAAGCAGTCTTTACATGATAAATATGGAAAAGTTCTGTTGATTGCCAAG GGTCTAACTTATGGTGCGCTCGTTCTATGGTTCTGGAGTGCACCTGTAACTACCGTCCCCAAGCATCTTCTACAGCCCTTCG GAAGGATGTTTTCTTGGAGAGGTGTGGATGCTGCTACAGGCCATGTTGTG GTTGGAATTATCCCATGGCTATTTTTGACCTCTCGTGTCAGCAAATTATTGTCTGAAAAACTCGCCCCCATATTTCTCCATCCGTAG